In Oryza brachyantha chromosome 1, ObraRS2, whole genome shotgun sequence, the following are encoded in one genomic region:
- the LOC102706793 gene encoding transcription initiation factor TFIID subunit 7-like, whose translation MEEQFILRVPPSVAERIERLMNEAAGASSSSRERASLDLSFSEDGRSGTFMIGNESFPASLLDLPTVVESYKTYDDSVLIKTADIGQMVMVREEDNLAPEGVEYKHGLTPPMRDARRRRFRREPDLNAELVHRVEKDLMNIMLGVSVNQNASLIGAGEGGERKKAAPASAIKPNVQQPGEEAEAERSDSDESVDP comes from the exons ATGGAGGAGCAGTTCATCCTCCGTGTGCCACCCTCCGTGGCGGAGCGGATTGAGAGGCTCATGAAcgaagccgccggcgcctcctcgTCCAGCCGCGAGCGCGCCTCCCTGGACCTTTCCTTCTCAG AGGATGGAAGAAGTGGAACATTTATGATTGGAAACGAAAGCTTTCCGGCATCTCTTTTGGATCTCCCAACTGTTGTGGAGTCGTACAAGACGTACGATGATTCTGTGCTAATTAAAACAGCTGATATTGGTCAG ATGGTTATGGTCAGAGAAGAAGATAATCTTGCTCCAGAAGGAGTTGAATATAAGCATGGTCTTACTCCTCCAATGAGGGATGCACGCAGGCGGCGTTTCCGCAGAGAGCCTGACTTaaat GCAGAACTTGTTCACCGAGTTGAGAAGGATCTCATGAACATTATGCTTGGAGTATCTGTCA ACCAGAATGCTAGTTTAATTGGAGCGGGGGAAGGTGGTGAACGCAAGAAAGCTGCACCAGCTTCAGCAATCAAACCTAATGTTCAACAACCTGGCGAGGAAGCTGAGGCAGAGAGAAGTGACTCCGATGAGTCTGTTGACCCATGA